From a region of the Aeoliella mucimassa genome:
- a CDS encoding PEP-CTERM sorting domain-containing protein, translating to MVIQRNIAPSGGSPGQSYDPASEGGPDFFSASSTDLLQGLMATYSGNDYAGGLTDSYPSPVGEVATGVSAWTDGAIIGRYPGDVDGDGVTSNDLDDFAVLHDGYGTIASGGYVTYDLGAPYDLTQIDVFLGWNDSGRDDASFNLQVAGPDMVFSTVETYTKTDNAGGGDPVTNYASISIDAPAAQYIQLEITDADNAYAGILEIDAFGTKSVPEPGTMVLLALGSVALVAVRCRK from the coding sequence GTGGTAATCCAGCGCAACATCGCTCCGTCAGGTGGTTCGCCTGGACAATCCTACGATCCCGCGAGCGAAGGCGGCCCCGACTTCTTCTCTGCCTCGAGCACCGACCTGCTGCAAGGTCTGATGGCCACCTACAGCGGCAACGACTACGCTGGCGGACTCACGGATAGTTACCCAAGCCCTGTCGGCGAAGTCGCCACTGGCGTGTCGGCCTGGACCGACGGTGCCATCATCGGCCGCTATCCTGGCGACGTGGATGGCGATGGGGTGACCTCGAACGATCTCGATGACTTCGCAGTGCTTCACGACGGTTATGGTACCATCGCAAGTGGTGGATACGTGACCTACGATCTGGGTGCTCCCTACGACTTAACTCAGATCGATGTGTTCCTCGGCTGGAACGACAGCGGACGCGACGACGCCAGCTTCAACCTACAAGTGGCCGGCCCCGACATGGTGTTCAGCACCGTCGAGACCTATACCAAAACCGACAACGCTGGCGGTGGCGATCCAGTGACCAACTATGCGTCGATCTCTATCGATGCCCCAGCCGCCCAGTATATCCAACTGGAAATCACCGATGCCGACAATGCCTATGCAGGCATTCTCGAAATCGACGCGTTTGGTACCAAGAGCGTTCCCGAACCAGGTACCATGGTTCTTTTGGCCCTAGGTAGCGTTGCGCTCGTTGCCGTACGGTGCCGAAAGTAG
- a CDS encoding alpha-L-rhamnosidase-related protein yields MNRLSLALGCVAFWNLFSAATLADLNDPSSSTASWISTGALGGENQWYAYRKTIDLTASPESAILDIATDSKYWLWINGEMVVYEGGLKRGPTPNDTYFDRVDVTPYLQEGENTVALLNWYYGRGGYSHISSGSPGVLVDGVIDGESLVTDNTWLSTKVDSYGTAGTWWILPEASLQYDERASMGDWQAPEFDDSKWKASTVLGAPGDDPWNDLVERPIPQWKDFGQQAFNNSAFVSTGEEMVFDLPYQAQFTPYFKIAVPSNAAGQTVHMQTETNLLSHTSAEYITATGVHEYESYGWISGEQLHIQFPAGVNVLEVGYRETGYNTEFVDYFQSDDTRINTLMDKGARTQYLNMRDNYFDTPDRERAAWWGDIVNELGQSVYMFDTNSHDLIKKSVWNLADWSNDNGTLHSPIPTDRNTSELPMQMLASVGHYGFANYYRHTNDTETITHVYPKVSNYVLGVWDMRSNGLLDTSRIGNQAGMWDWFDWGDNIDREAIANCWYYLALQGQREQAIAIGDTSDLAEIDQRMESIANNYDSTFWNDSRQAYFSSRHASNGGTPDDRAQALAVLAGLAPESRYDALREVLVKQEKSSPFMEAYVAPALAEMGFAADGLLRLRRRYADQIDSSQSTLGEIFQAGFDANWTKNHAWNAPLTFFAEYVAGIKPIEAGYDTYQVRPNFAGLNAASQHIETIKGGLDFSMSRTDVAGPTAGYQLSLHSPDNTLANVSLPLDGIRAFDQVHVNGQVVYSNGTSSDLPGFTFTGIQNGRLEFEAAPGDWDITVVGQQAGYFTTRSWQTDSDLPLDGSKTYTHAIDFSPGGVANQTLSGTTTIGGVPFTQESVGNGTTTGLGVVSGRDNTSGANWALSGIEFTYQGLGSRAPGEAGGMLSDGLVAGGMNQVLTLNDLEPNTDYILTWFSPLWNGNTDRVGILDGSDDGIGQGMTIAVVQDADAEMLITQYRYNTGDSTTFQMHFTSLTAGETLHHYAFTNELATELFAFVSIVGDANGDGLVDLADFDVISDHFLTSVDPGSHGDVNSDGVVNTKDYRLWQQAYTESLSSFGQGAARVPEPTSLLLLCVALGLVSYRRIKSTAA; encoded by the coding sequence ATGAATCGACTTTCACTGGCCCTCGGCTGTGTTGCGTTCTGGAACCTGTTTTCCGCTGCTACTCTGGCCGACCTGAACGATCCTAGTTCGTCGACCGCCTCGTGGATCAGCACCGGCGCCCTGGGCGGCGAGAATCAATGGTACGCGTATCGCAAGACGATCGACCTCACCGCATCGCCCGAGAGTGCCATCCTCGACATCGCGACCGACTCCAAGTACTGGCTCTGGATCAATGGCGAAATGGTGGTTTACGAGGGAGGTCTCAAACGCGGCCCCACGCCCAACGACACCTACTTTGATCGCGTGGATGTCACCCCGTACCTGCAAGAGGGAGAGAACACCGTCGCCCTGCTCAATTGGTACTACGGTCGCGGCGGGTACTCCCACATCAGCAGCGGCTCGCCTGGCGTGCTCGTCGATGGAGTGATCGATGGTGAATCGCTGGTCACCGACAACACTTGGCTCTCCACCAAGGTCGACTCGTACGGAACCGCAGGCACTTGGTGGATTCTTCCCGAAGCAAGCCTGCAATACGACGAGCGGGCGAGCATGGGCGACTGGCAAGCTCCCGAGTTCGACGACAGCAAGTGGAAAGCCTCGACCGTGCTGGGGGCCCCAGGCGATGATCCCTGGAACGACCTGGTGGAGCGCCCGATTCCTCAATGGAAAGACTTCGGCCAGCAAGCATTCAACAACAGTGCGTTTGTCTCCACCGGCGAAGAGATGGTATTCGATCTCCCTTACCAGGCGCAATTCACACCGTATTTCAAAATTGCAGTTCCCTCCAATGCAGCGGGCCAAACGGTTCACATGCAGACCGAAACCAACCTTCTGTCGCACACCTCGGCCGAGTACATCACCGCCACCGGTGTTCACGAGTATGAGTCGTACGGCTGGATTAGCGGCGAGCAACTGCACATCCAGTTCCCCGCAGGAGTCAATGTGCTCGAAGTGGGCTATCGCGAAACGGGCTACAACACCGAGTTTGTCGACTACTTCCAAAGCGACGACACCCGCATCAATACACTGATGGACAAAGGGGCGCGGACTCAGTACCTCAACATGCGCGACAACTACTTCGATACGCCCGACCGCGAGCGAGCCGCCTGGTGGGGGGATATCGTCAACGAGTTGGGTCAATCGGTCTATATGTTCGATACCAATTCGCACGATCTGATCAAGAAGTCGGTATGGAATCTTGCTGACTGGTCGAACGACAACGGTACGCTTCATTCTCCGATTCCCACCGACAGGAACACGTCGGAGCTTCCCATGCAAATGCTGGCAAGCGTCGGGCATTATGGGTTTGCCAACTATTACCGGCACACCAACGACACCGAGACAATCACTCACGTCTATCCCAAAGTCAGCAACTACGTGCTTGGAGTTTGGGACATGCGAAGTAACGGCCTGCTCGATACTAGCCGCATAGGTAACCAAGCCGGCATGTGGGACTGGTTCGACTGGGGCGACAACATCGATCGCGAGGCGATTGCCAACTGCTGGTACTACCTCGCCCTCCAAGGCCAACGGGAGCAGGCCATAGCCATCGGCGACACCAGCGATTTGGCCGAAATCGACCAGCGGATGGAGAGTATCGCCAACAACTACGACAGCACGTTCTGGAACGATTCCCGTCAGGCGTATTTCTCTTCGCGTCATGCTTCCAACGGCGGCACCCCCGACGACCGCGCCCAAGCGTTGGCCGTGCTCGCGGGGCTTGCGCCCGAGTCTCGTTACGACGCCCTTCGCGAAGTACTCGTCAAACAAGAGAAGTCCTCTCCTTTCATGGAAGCCTACGTAGCGCCGGCGCTGGCCGAAATGGGATTCGCAGCCGACGGTTTGCTGCGGCTCCGGCGACGATACGCCGACCAGATCGACAGCAGCCAATCGACGCTCGGCGAGATCTTTCAGGCCGGGTTCGATGCAAACTGGACCAAAAACCATGCCTGGAATGCACCTCTCACGTTCTTTGCCGAATACGTCGCTGGCATCAAACCGATCGAAGCTGGCTACGACACCTACCAGGTGCGACCGAACTTCGCCGGGTTGAATGCGGCCTCGCAGCACATCGAGACCATCAAAGGGGGCTTGGACTTTTCGATGAGTCGCACCGATGTCGCCGGCCCCACGGCCGGGTATCAACTGTCGCTCCACTCGCCAGACAACACGTTAGCAAACGTCAGCCTACCGCTGGATGGTATTCGCGCGTTCGATCAGGTGCATGTGAATGGTCAAGTCGTCTATAGCAATGGCACCTCCAGCGATTTACCTGGTTTCACTTTCACTGGCATCCAGAACGGTCGACTCGAGTTCGAAGCTGCTCCTGGCGATTGGGATATCACGGTTGTCGGTCAGCAAGCGGGTTACTTCACCACACGTTCATGGCAAACGGATTCGGATCTGCCGCTCGATGGATCGAAGACCTACACGCATGCGATCGACTTCTCTCCCGGAGGAGTTGCCAATCAGACTCTCTCCGGCACGACCACCATCGGCGGCGTCCCCTTCACCCAAGAGTCGGTCGGCAACGGAACCACTACCGGGCTCGGTGTGGTTTCCGGCCGCGACAACACCTCCGGAGCCAACTGGGCCCTGAGCGGTATCGAGTTCACCTACCAAGGCCTTGGCTCCCGCGCGCCGGGCGAAGCCGGGGGAATGCTGAGCGATGGCCTCGTGGCCGGCGGTATGAACCAGGTGCTAACTCTCAACGACCTGGAACCCAACACCGATTACATCCTCACTTGGTTTAGTCCATTATGGAATGGCAATACCGATCGTGTCGGCATCCTCGACGGCTCCGACGACGGCATCGGCCAGGGCATGACCATCGCGGTGGTTCAGGATGCCGATGCTGAGATGCTGATCACTCAATACCGCTACAACACCGGCGACTCCACGACGTTCCAAATGCACTTCACCAGCCTCACTGCGGGTGAGACCCTGCATCACTACGCGTTTACCAACGAGCTGGCGACCGAGCTGTTTGCATTCGTCTCGATCGTCGGCGATGCGAATGGCGATGGACTGGTCGATCTGGCCGACTTCGATGTGATCAGCGATCACTTTCTCACCTCAGTCGACCCCGGCAGCCATGGCGACGTGAACTCCGACGGAGTCGTGAACACCAAGGACTATCGCTTATGGCAACAAGCTTATACGGAGTCGCTCAGCAGCTTTGGCCAAGGGGCTGCCCGCGTGCCGGAACCGACCTCGCTGCTGTTGCTCTGCGTCGCACTGGGCCTGGTCAGCTACCGACGGATTAAGTCGACTGCTGCTTAG
- a CDS encoding glycoside hydrolase family 97 protein, whose protein sequence is MTLLQLMPGCLSQSSLLRRGLVLVVALATLCWSDARAEVLSSPNGQVKCQLTTTPQLSAALSLNDQQVAEAAGIGLRIDGVDLGEQPKVLAISPVKEVNETYRRFGAHSTATNHYNEYVVQVQSQDGQKWSLEFRLFDDAVAYRLKVDREGASHIDGDFADWQFPVDATIWQQGAGNRSYEGEYLGFSVGGLETGSRLMIPTTMVLADGSYAMITEANLVHYSDMVIEVSGEGKFRQVFHDDSNGWEHTGDIVTPWRVVVMTDNLNQLVNSDVVSNLCPPPNEALQNAEWIKPGRCCWHWLVTFHPRLEDQEAWIDGTSELGWEYYLIDDGWRNWNGGDEAAWQALADLVKYAEQRDVQLWAWVDSKYVFTHQQREAYFAKARSIGLVGLKIDFPHPANREWVDWYDATLADAAQAHLMINFHGALKPTGRERTWPNELTREAIRGRKQGKLPASHDTALPFVRYVQGPADYTPTVLAADKLNGSTVAHELAMAVVYTSPLLCMGDSPAHYLESDAADLLKAIPSTWDETIVLPGSQVGSLAAFARRKGDDWFIGVLNAKAGEFEIDTRFLGDKQYQLVELRDTEGENAKFDRRDGKIAGGQRLSLRLSADGGYVAWLRPVED, encoded by the coding sequence ATGACCTTGCTCCAACTCATGCCCGGTTGCCTAAGCCAATCGTCTCTGCTTCGGCGGGGACTCGTCCTTGTCGTAGCACTGGCAACGCTGTGTTGGAGCGACGCTCGGGCCGAGGTGCTCAGCAGCCCGAATGGCCAGGTGAAGTGCCAGCTTACGACAACTCCTCAGCTATCGGCAGCGCTTTCGCTCAACGACCAACAAGTCGCCGAAGCAGCAGGCATTGGCCTCCGCATCGATGGAGTCGATTTAGGGGAGCAACCAAAGGTCTTGGCGATCTCGCCGGTGAAAGAAGTGAACGAGACGTATCGTCGATTCGGAGCCCACTCGACCGCGACGAATCATTACAACGAGTACGTCGTGCAGGTGCAGTCGCAGGATGGTCAGAAATGGAGCCTTGAGTTTCGGTTGTTTGACGACGCGGTCGCCTATCGGTTGAAGGTCGATCGTGAAGGGGCGTCTCACATCGATGGCGACTTCGCCGACTGGCAGTTTCCCGTGGACGCTACGATCTGGCAACAAGGCGCGGGGAATCGATCGTACGAGGGAGAGTACCTGGGCTTCAGCGTCGGCGGGCTCGAAACGGGGTCGCGTTTGATGATTCCGACCACGATGGTGCTAGCCGATGGCAGTTATGCCATGATCACCGAAGCGAATCTGGTGCACTACAGCGACATGGTGATCGAGGTTTCGGGCGAGGGTAAGTTTCGGCAAGTGTTTCACGACGACTCGAATGGTTGGGAACACACCGGCGACATCGTGACTCCCTGGCGAGTGGTCGTGATGACCGACAATCTGAATCAACTGGTGAATAGCGATGTGGTGAGCAACCTTTGCCCTCCGCCAAACGAAGCATTGCAAAATGCGGAGTGGATCAAGCCAGGGCGGTGCTGCTGGCACTGGCTCGTGACGTTCCACCCACGCCTTGAGGATCAGGAAGCGTGGATCGATGGCACCAGCGAACTGGGGTGGGAATACTACCTGATCGACGATGGCTGGCGAAACTGGAATGGCGGCGACGAAGCGGCCTGGCAGGCTTTGGCCGATCTGGTGAAGTACGCGGAGCAACGAGACGTGCAGTTGTGGGCGTGGGTCGATTCGAAGTACGTATTCACGCACCAGCAACGCGAAGCGTACTTTGCCAAGGCTCGCAGCATTGGTCTGGTTGGCCTGAAAATCGACTTTCCCCATCCCGCGAATCGGGAGTGGGTCGACTGGTACGATGCAACACTCGCCGATGCGGCACAGGCTCACCTGATGATCAACTTTCACGGGGCGCTGAAACCAACAGGCCGCGAGCGAACTTGGCCCAACGAGCTGACGCGGGAAGCGATCCGTGGTCGCAAACAGGGTAAGCTGCCGGCCTCGCACGATACCGCGTTGCCGTTTGTGCGTTATGTGCAGGGGCCTGCCGACTACACTCCCACGGTGCTCGCTGCCGACAAGCTGAACGGGTCGACCGTCGCCCACGAACTAGCGATGGCGGTGGTCTATACCTCGCCGCTGCTGTGCATGGGCGACAGTCCAGCTCACTATCTCGAGAGCGATGCGGCCGACCTGCTGAAGGCGATACCCTCGACATGGGACGAAACCATTGTGCTGCCGGGCAGTCAGGTAGGTTCGCTGGCCGCGTTTGCCCGTCGCAAGGGTGACGATTGGTTTATCGGCGTACTCAACGCCAAGGCTGGTGAGTTTGAGATCGATACCCGTTTTCTTGGCGACAAGCAGTACCAACTGGTCGAGCTTCGTGATACCGAGGGAGAGAATGCCAAGTTTGATCGGCGCGACGGGAAGATCGCCGGCGGACAGCGGTTGAGCCTCCGTCTGAGTGCCGATGGTGGGTACGTTGCCTGGCTCCGACCGGTGGAGGATTGA
- a CDS encoding IS5 family transposase produces the protein MATKEKRTYKVTNWKEYNKSLIERGNITIWFSDEALENWEHPNDQTKVGRPFVFSDTAIECLLTIRELLKLPYRQTEGFGRSLVAMLGVEAAIPNYSSLAKRASKLNVSLDIANKRGDIDIVVDSTGMKVFGEGEWKMRTHGKSKRRTWRKLHLSVNPDTREIVAEILTENSCHDADAVPEMLEQVEQPVKKFHGDGSYDKWKVYEGLESEGIEPVIPPQHNAKIKQHGNSAEEPLPRDEAIRQIRRKGRRSWKEEVGYHRRSLAETTMYRVKQSFGSHLKNRVFENQQTEARLRCKIINQFTQLGLPQFEWS, from the coding sequence ATGGCTACGAAAGAAAAACGAACCTACAAAGTCACGAACTGGAAGGAGTATAACAAGTCGCTCATCGAGCGTGGAAACATCACTATTTGGTTTAGCGACGAGGCGTTGGAGAACTGGGAACATCCTAACGACCAGACAAAAGTCGGTCGCCCTTTTGTCTTCAGCGATACGGCGATCGAGTGCTTGCTGACGATTCGCGAACTGCTGAAACTTCCCTATCGGCAGACTGAGGGATTCGGCCGCTCGCTGGTGGCGATGTTGGGCGTCGAGGCAGCGATTCCCAATTATTCTTCGCTCGCCAAGCGAGCCAGCAAGCTGAATGTTTCGCTCGATATCGCTAACAAGAGGGGCGACATCGATATCGTGGTGGATAGCACCGGCATGAAAGTGTTTGGCGAGGGCGAATGGAAGATGCGGACGCATGGCAAGTCGAAGCGGCGGACATGGCGGAAGCTGCATTTGTCGGTGAATCCTGACACCCGCGAGATTGTGGCGGAGATTTTGACCGAGAACAGTTGCCACGATGCCGATGCGGTTCCCGAAATGCTGGAGCAGGTGGAGCAGCCCGTAAAAAAGTTTCACGGCGACGGTAGTTACGACAAGTGGAAGGTTTATGAAGGGCTGGAATCCGAAGGCATTGAGCCGGTGATTCCGCCGCAGCACAACGCCAAGATCAAACAACATGGCAACTCTGCGGAGGAGCCTTTGCCCCGGGACGAGGCAATTCGTCAGATTCGACGCAAGGGGCGTAGGAGTTGGAAAGAGGAAGTGGGCTATCATCGTAGAAGCTTGGCGGAAACGACCATGTACCGAGTGAAACAAAGCTTTGGGAGCCATCTCAAAAACCGAGTATTCGAAAACCAACAAACGGAAGCCCGCTTGCGCTGTAAAATCATCAATCAATTCACCCAACTCGGGCTTCCACAGTTCGAGTGGAGTTAG
- a CDS encoding site-specific integrase, with translation MILLGINCGFGNDDCASLPIEALDLGDGWHNYWRPKTQIQRRCPLWPETVAALQRVIGDRDLGPVFVTKYGNAWIGKGRANPIAYEFRKLTRAIDIYRKEITTFYSLRRTFETVSGAAPVNQSVVDAIMGHTPAATNMAAIYRQRVFDRSLKTCSNYVRQWYRGKIKID, from the coding sequence ATGATTTTGCTCGGTATCAACTGCGGTTTCGGTAATGACGATTGTGCCTCCCTGCCCATTGAAGCCCTAGACCTGGGCGACGGCTGGCACAACTACTGGCGGCCAAAGACTCAGATTCAACGCCGCTGCCCGCTCTGGCCAGAGACAGTTGCCGCACTACAGAGAGTAATAGGCGACCGCGATCTAGGCCCGGTATTCGTGACGAAATACGGCAACGCCTGGATAGGCAAGGGGCGGGCGAATCCGATTGCCTATGAATTCCGCAAGCTAACCAGAGCCATCGATATCTATCGAAAAGAGATAACCACGTTCTACAGCCTCAGGCGAACATTCGAGACAGTATCAGGGGCCGCCCCGGTTAATCAATCGGTAGTCGATGCAATCATGGGCCATACACCCGCAGCTACCAATATGGCGGCCATCTATCGGCAGCGGGTTTTTGACCGATCGTTGAAAACCTGTAGCAACTACGTTCGCCAGTGGTATCGAGGTAAAATCAAAATCGACTAG
- a CDS encoding helix-turn-helix domain-containing protein has product MADPRGVATFAAKKLGLLGHGRGELLARAGWVETAADCAAVLVDCLASLPSDGPADPDTLSPSDVARILGVDADTVRGWIRNNELRAANIANGNRPRWIITRQELDSFLANRQEQPTTARRASRF; this is encoded by the coding sequence ATGGCAGACCCCAGGGGCGTGGCGACGTTCGCCGCCAAGAAATTGGGACTGCTGGGGCATGGCCGCGGCGAACTACTCGCCAGGGCTGGCTGGGTCGAGACAGCCGCGGATTGTGCGGCGGTGCTGGTTGACTGTCTGGCCTCGCTGCCGAGCGACGGCCCCGCCGATCCTGACACGCTCTCCCCTAGCGACGTGGCGAGAATCTTGGGGGTTGATGCTGATACCGTTCGCGGCTGGATTCGCAACAACGAATTGCGGGCGGCCAACATTGCCAACGGCAACCGGCCTCGCTGGATCATAACAAGGCAAGAGCTAGACTCGTTTCTGGCCAACCGACAAGAGCAGCCAACCACGGCACGGCGGGCTAGTCGATTTTGA
- a CDS encoding recombinase family protein, which produces MKFVAYYRVSTQKQGQSGLGLEAQQQAVSNYCQPVESFTEVESGKSKQRPELAKALAACKRLGATLVVAKLDRLARNVAFVSALMESGVEFVACDNPTANRLTVHILAAVAEDEAQRISERTKAALAAAKARGVKLGNQSNLITTAAPAARAANVAAADRHKADILPVARGLREAGRTLQEIADILTGRGILTRRGKAWSPTAVRRLLA; this is translated from the coding sequence ATGAAATTTGTCGCTTACTATCGTGTCTCTACTCAGAAGCAAGGCCAGTCTGGCCTAGGCCTTGAAGCCCAGCAGCAAGCGGTTAGCAACTACTGCCAGCCGGTCGAGAGTTTTACTGAGGTCGAGTCTGGCAAGAGCAAGCAACGGCCAGAGCTAGCTAAGGCCCTGGCAGCATGCAAGAGGCTGGGGGCTACGCTGGTTGTCGCCAAGCTAGATCGGCTGGCCCGCAACGTGGCGTTTGTTTCCGCTCTAATGGAATCGGGCGTCGAATTCGTGGCGTGCGACAACCCGACCGCCAACAGGCTGACGGTTCACATTCTGGCCGCCGTGGCTGAGGATGAAGCCCAGCGAATCAGCGAGCGGACTAAGGCCGCCCTGGCAGCCGCTAAGGCCAGAGGCGTCAAGCTGGGCAATCAATCCAACCTCATTACCACGGCGGCACCCGCGGCCCGTGCGGCCAACGTGGCGGCTGCTGACCGACACAAGGCCGATATCCTGCCCGTGGCCAGAGGCCTCAGGGAGGCCGGTAGGACGCTGCAAGAGATAGCCGACATTCTGACCGGGCGGGGTATTCTGACCCGCCGCGGCAAGGCCTGGAGCCCTACCGCCGTGCGGCGATTGCTGGCGTAG
- a CDS encoding helix-turn-helix transcriptional regulator yields MTITVKQLAELLQVKRNTIYRWLEIGELPQPFRVGRSVRWLDTTIATWLAERQEDATTSTQ; encoded by the coding sequence ATGACTATCACTGTAAAGCAGCTAGCAGAGTTGCTCCAGGTCAAACGCAACACAATCTACCGCTGGCTAGAGATTGGCGAGCTACCGCAACCATTCCGGGTTGGCCGGTCGGTACGCTGGCTCGATACCACAATCGCCACATGGCTGGCAGAGAGGCAGGAGGATGCAACAACTAGCACTCAATAA